A single window of Rhipicephalus microplus isolate Deutch F79 chromosome 5, USDA_Rmic, whole genome shotgun sequence DNA harbors:
- the LOC119173847 gene encoding very long chain fatty acid elongase AAEL008004: MKFTLNPVAISYQIRQMGDPRTRDYPLVTDPLFVLTLLLSYLYFVRVAGPRWMKNREPFRILNIVRAYNIVMVLLAVKFLVEVLPLTYLPGGEYSLWCQGITGRSSDIMLEYYRTGWVYAAARYFDLLDTVFFVLRKKYSQITHLHVIHHTIVVANTWLFTLFAPEGQPALGVCLNTFVHAVMYFYYFLATFGPAVRKYLWWKKHLTTFQIVQFAIIIAHMSVTLFVDCGFPKHLTLLCIAQTLLILGLFVNFYSRTYLYQRPEQTVLRQQSDVDGKTGELIQSRKTE; encoded by the coding sequence ATGAAGTTCACCCTGAACCCAGTCGCAATCTCCTACCAGATACGCCAGATGGGCGATCCCAGAACGCGGGACTACCCGTTGGTGACCGACCCTCTCTTCGTATTGACACTGCTGCTCTCCTACTTGTACTTCGTCAGAGTCGCCGGACCTCGCTGGATGAAGAACCGCGAGCCTTTCCGAATCCTCAACATCGTACGCGCGTACAACatcgtcatggtgctcctcgcgGTGAAGTTCCTCGTTGAGGTGCTCCCGCTCACCTACCTTCCGGGAGGGGAGTACAGTCTCTGGTGCCAGGGCATCACGGGTCGCTCGAGTGACATCATGCTCGAGTACTACCGCACCGGCTGGGTGTACGCTGCGGCGCGCTACTTCGACCTCCTGGACACGGTGTTCTTCGTGCTGCGCAAGAAGTACAGCCAGATCACGCACCTGCACGTCATCCACCACACGATTGTGGTGGCCAACACTTGGCTCTTCACGCTCTTCGCTCCCGAAGGTCAGCCGGCTCTGGGCGTGTGTCTGAACACGTTCGTGCACGCCGTCATGTACTTCTACTACTTCCTCGCGACGTTCGGTCCCGCGGTGCGGAAGTACCTCTGGTGGAAGAAGCATCTGACCACGTTTCAGATTGTGCAGTTCGCGATCATAATCGCGCACATGTCTGTCACGCTGTTCGTGGACTGCGGCTTCCCgaagcatctgacgctgctttgcatCGCCCAGACGTTGCTTATTCTTGGTTTGTTCGTGAATTTCTACTCTCGCACGTACCTGTATCAGAGGCCCGAACAGACGGTTCTCCGCCAGCAAAGTGATGTAGACGGTAAGACTGGCGAGTTAATTCAGAGCCGGAAAACTGAGTGA